From a single Nicotiana tomentosiformis chromosome 2, ASM39032v3, whole genome shotgun sequence genomic region:
- the LOC104098771 gene encoding ubiquitin C-terminal hydrolase 12 isoform X3 — MTMLNPQPLDQEEEEMLVPHSDLVEGPQPLVEGPQPMEVAPAENASTGESQAADEPQASRFTWTIDNFSRLSVKKLYSEAFVVGSYKWRVLIFPKGNNVDCLSMYLDVADSSTLPYGWNRYAQFSLAVVNQINPKYSVKKETQHQFNQRESDWGFTSFMLLSDLYDPNKGYLVNDKVVIEADVAVRKVIDYWTYDSKKETGYVGLKNQGATCYMNSLLQTLYHIPYFRKAVYHMPTTENDMPSGSIPLALQSLFYKLQYSDTSVATKELTKSFGWDTYDSFMQHDVQELNRVLCEKLEDKMKGTVVEGTIQKLFEGHHMNYIECINVDFKSTRKESFYDLQLDVKGCRDVYASFDKYVEVERLEGDNKYHAEEHGLQDAKKGVLFIDFPPVLQLQLKRFEYDFMRDTMVKINDRYEFPLELDLDRENGKYLSPDADRSVRNLYTLHSVLVHSGGVHGGHYYAFIRPTLSDQWYKFDDERVTKEDLKRALEEQYGGEEEVYVANSRSKLCLVVTCFDLDLLLLLQLPQTNPGFNNTPFKFTKYSNAYMLVYIRESDKDKIICDVGEKDIAEHLRIRLKKEQEEKEDKRRYKAQAHLYTIIKVARDEDLREQIGKEIYFDLVDHDKVRSFRIQKQMPFNLFKEEVAKELGIPVQFQRFWIWAKRQNHTYRPNRPLTPQEELQTVGQLREVSNKTNNAELKLFLEVDLGLDLVPSPPPDKSKDDILLFFKLYDPEKEELQYVGRLFVKSTSKPIEILPKLNELAGFAPDQEIDLFEEIKFEPSVMCERLDKKASFRFSQIEDGDIICFQKKASPEVEEQVRFPDVPSYLEYVKNRQIVHFRALEKPKEDDFCLELAKSDTYDDVVERVAQRLGVDDPSKIRLTPHNCYSQQPKPNPIKYRSVDHLVDMLIHYNQISDILYYEVLDIPLPELQCLKTLKVAFHHSTKDEVEILNVRLPKQSTVGDVLNEIKSKVELSHPNAELRLLEVFYHKIYKIFPLTEKIENINDQYWTLRAEEIPEEEKNLGPHDRLIHVYHFTKETPQNQMQVQNFGEPFFLVIHEGETLAEIKVRIQKKLQVPDEEFSKWKFAFLSLGRPEYLQDSDIVSSRFQRRDVYGAWEQYLGLEHADNTSKRPYVSQNRHTFEKPVKIYN; from the exons ATGACCATGCTGAATCCTCAACCGTTGGAT CAGGAAGAAGAGGAGATGCTTGTGCCACATTCTGACTTAGTTGAAGGTCCTCAGCCCTTAGTTGAAGGGCCTCAGCCCATGGAAG TGGCACCTGCTGAGAATGCTAGTACGGGGGAGAGCCAAGCCGCGGACGAGCCACAGGCATCCCGGTTTACTTGGACAATTGACAATTTCTCTCGGTTATCTGTGAAGAAGCTATATTCTGAGGCTTTTGTTGTTGGTAGTTATAAATG GCGAGTGCTTATATTTCCAAAAGGAAACAACGTGGATTGTTTGTCAATGTATTTAGATGTGGCAGATTCATCTACATTGCCATATGGGTGGAACAGATATGCCCAGTTCAGCTTAGCTGTTGTAAATCAAATAAACCCCAAATATTCAGTGAAAAAAG AGACGCAGCACCAGTTTAACCAAAGAGAGAGTGACTGGGGCTTCACATCTTTCATGCTTCTAAGTGATCTTTATGACCCCAATAAGGGATATCTTGTAAATGATAAAGTTGTTATTGAAGCCGATGTTGCTGTACGAAAGGTCATTGATTACTGGACATATGACTCAAAGAAGGAGACAGGATATGTTGGGCTTAAGAATCAGGGAGCTACCTGTTACATGAACTCTCTCCTACAAACCTTGTACCATATCCCCTACTTTAGAAAG GCTGTGTATCACATGCCAACTACAGAGAATGACATGCCATCGGGGAGCATCCCGCTGGCTCTGCAAAGTTTATTTTATAAGCTCCAATATAGTGATACCAGTGTGGCGACGAAAGAATTGACAAAATCTTTTGGATGGGACACTTATGATTCATTCATGCAGCATGATGTGCAAGAATTAAACAGAGTGTTGTGTGAAAAGCTTGAAGACAAGATGAAG GGTACCGTTGTGGAAGGGACAATTCAAAAGTTATTTGAGGGGCACCATATGAATTACATAGAATGTATCAACGTGGACTTCAAATCAACGAGAAAAGAGTCATTTTATG ATCTTCAACTCGACGTCAAAGGCTGTCGCGATGTTTATGCCTCTTTCGACAAATATGTTGAAGTTGAACGTCTAGAAGGCGATAATAAGTACCATGCTGAAGAACATGGTTTGCAG GATGCAAAAAAAGGTGTACTATTTATTGACTTCCCTCCAGTTCTCCAGCTTCAGTTAAAAAGATTTGAATATGATTTCATGCGAGATACAATGGTTAAG ATAAATGACCGTTATGAATTTCCTCTAGAACTTGACCTTGATAGGGAGAATGGCAAATATTTGTCTCCTGATGCAGATAGGAGCGTCCGGAATCTCTACACACTTCATAG TGTGTTGGTTCATAGTGGTGGTGTGCACGGTGGACACTATTATGCTTTCATCAGGCCAACACTATCAGATCAATG GTATAAGTTTGATGATGAACGGGTGACAAAAGAAGACTTGAAGAGGGCTCTAGAGGAACAATATGGTGGAGAGGAGGAGGTATATGTCGCTAATAGCAGATCTAAATTGTGTCTTGTTGTGACATGCTTTGATTTGGACTTACTTTTGCTTTTACAGTTGCCACAGACAAATCCTGGCTTCAATAACACCCCCTTTAAGTTTACAAAATACTCCAACGCGTACATGCTTGTTTATATACGTGAGAGTGACAAGGATAAAATAATTTGTGATGTCGGTGAGAAAGACATTGCGGAACACCTAAGG ATAAGGTTGAAGAAAGAACAAGAAGAGAAGGAGGACAAGAGAAGATACAAAGCGCAGGCCCACCTTTATACAATTATCAAG GTTGCACGTGATGAGGATCTTAGGGAGCAGATAGGAAAGGAGATATATTTTGATCTTGTTGATCATGACAAAGTTCGTAGCTTTCGAATTCAGAAACAGATGCCTTTTAACCTTTTCAAG GAGGAAGTTGCAAAAGAATTGGGTATCCCAGTTCAGTTCCAGCGTTTCTGGATTTGGGCAAAGCGGCAAAATCACACTTATCGGCCCAATCGCCCATTAACTCCGCAGGAGGAACTACAAACC GTTGGTCAGTTAAGGGAAGTTTCTAACAAGACCAACAATGCCgagttaaaattatttttggaagtgGACCTTGGCCTG GATCTCGTTCCTAGTCCTCCACCTGACAAAAGTAAAGATGATATACTCCTTTTCTTTAAGCTTTATGATCCTGAGAAAGAAGAGCTTCA ATATGTTGGTAGGCTTTTTGTGAAGAGTACTAGTAAGCCAATTGAAATACTTCCAAAACTGAATGAATTGGCTGGATTTGCTCCTGACCAAGAAATTGACCTTTTTGAG GAAATAAAATTTGAACCTTCTGTCATGTGTGAAAGACTAGACAAAAAGGCTTCATTTCGATTTAGCCAG ATTGAAGATGGTGACATTATATGCTTTCAAAAGAAAGCTTCTCCTGAAGTTGAAGAACAAGTCCGATTTCCGGATGTTCCTTCATATCTGGAATATGTAAAAAATCGCCAG ATTGTCCACTTTCGAGCACTGGAGAAACCAAAGGAGGATGATTTCTGTCTGGAGTT AGCAAAAAGTGATACATATGATGATGTAGTGGAGAGAGTGGCGCAGCGGCTTGGTGTGGATGATCCCTCCAAAATTAGGCTTACTCCACACAACTGCTACTCTCAGCAACCCAAGCCTAACCCCATCAAATATCGGTCCGTGGATCATTTGGTAGACATGCTAATCCATTACAATCAG ATTTCTGATATTCTTTATTACGAAGTTCTGGACATTCCTCTGCCAGAATTACAATGTCTGAAGACGCTCAAAGTTGCTTTTCATCATTCTACGAAGGATGAG GTTGAAATTTTGAATGTAAGATTGCCTAAGCAGAGTACCGTGGGGGATGTTCTTAATGAAATCAAATCAAAG GTAGAGTTGTCCCATCCAAATGCAGAGCTTAGATTACTCGAAGTCTTCTATCACAAGATTTATAAG ATCTTTCCGCTCACTGAAAAGATTGAGAATATAAATGACCAGTATTGGACATTGCGGGCAGAGGAG ATACCAGAGGAGGAGAAAAATCTTGGTCCCCATGATCGTCTAATTCATGTTTACCATTTCACGAAAGAGACTCCACAAAATCAAATG CAAGTGCAGAATTTTGGAGAACCTTTCTTTCTGGTCATCCATGAAGGGGAAACTTTAGCGGAGATTAAAGTGCGCATTCAAAAGAAATTGCAGGTTCCAGATGAGGAGTTTTCTAAG TGGAAATTTGCATTTTTATCATTGGGGCGCCCGGAATACCTTCAGGATTCGGACATTGTATCCAGCCGCTTTCAG AGGAGAGATGTTTATGGTGCTTGGGAGCAGTACCTTGGATTGGAGCATGCAGATAATACATCTAAGAGGCCATATGTTAGTCAG AACCGCCACACCTTTGAAAAGCCAGTCAAGATATACAATTGA
- the LOC104098771 gene encoding ubiquitin C-terminal hydrolase 12 isoform X2, whose protein sequence is MTMLNPQPLDQQEEEEMLVPHSDLVEGPQPLVEGPQPMEVAPAENASTGESQAADEPQASRFTWTIDNFSRLSVKKLYSEAFVVGSYKWRVLIFPKGNNVDCLSMYLDVADSSTLPYGWNRYAQFSLAVVNQINPKYSVKKETQHQFNQRESDWGFTSFMLLSDLYDPNKGYLVNDKVVIEADVAVRKVIDYWTYDSKKETGYVGLKNQGATCYMNSLLQTLYHIPYFRKAVYHMPTTENDMPSGSIPLALQSLFYKLQYSDTSVATKELTKSFGWDTYDSFMQHDVQELNRVLCEKLEDKMKGTVVEGTIQKLFEGHHMNYIECINVDFKSTRKESFYDLQLDVKGCRDVYASFDKYVEVERLEGDNKYHAEEHGLQDAKKGVLFIDFPPVLQLQLKRFEYDFMRDTMVKINDRYEFPLELDLDRENGKYLSPDADRSVRNLYTLHSVLVHSGGVHGGHYYAFIRPTLSDQWYKFDDERVTKEDLKRALEEQYGGEEEVYVANSRSKLCLVVTCFDLDLLLLLQLPQTNPGFNNTPFKFTKYSNAYMLVYIRESDKDKIICDVGEKDIAEHLRIRLKKEQEEKEDKRRYKAQAHLYTIIKVARDEDLREQIGKEIYFDLVDHDKVRSFRIQKQMPFNLFKEEVAKELGIPVQFQRFWIWAKRQNHTYRPNRPLTPQEELQTVGQLREVSNKTNNAELKLFLEVDLGLDLVPSPPPDKSKDDILLFFKLYDPEKEELQYVGRLFVKSTSKPIEILPKLNELAGFAPDQEIDLFEEIKFEPSVMCERLDKKASFRFSQIEDGDIICFQKKASPEVEEQVRFPDVPSYLEYVKNRQIVHFRALEKPKEDDFCLELAKSDTYDDVVERVAQRLGVDDPSKIRLTPHNCYSQQPKPNPIKYRSVDHLVDMLIHYNQISDILYYEVLDIPLPELQCLKTLKVAFHHSTKDEVEILNVRLPKQSTVGDVLNEIKSKVELSHPNAELRLLEVFYHKIYKIFPLTEKIENINDQYWTLRAEEIPEEEKNLGPHDRLIHVYHFTKETPQNQMQVQNFGEPFFLVIHEGETLAEIKVRIQKKLQVPDEEFSKWKFAFLSLGRPEYLQDSDIVSSRFQRRDVYGAWEQYLGLEHADNTSKRPYVSQNRHTFEKPVKIYN, encoded by the exons ATGACCATGCTGAATCCTCAACCGTTGGAT CAGCAGGAAGAAGAGGAGATGCTTGTGCCACATTCTGACTTAGTTGAAGGTCCTCAGCCCTTAGTTGAAGGGCCTCAGCCCATGGAAG TGGCACCTGCTGAGAATGCTAGTACGGGGGAGAGCCAAGCCGCGGACGAGCCACAGGCATCCCGGTTTACTTGGACAATTGACAATTTCTCTCGGTTATCTGTGAAGAAGCTATATTCTGAGGCTTTTGTTGTTGGTAGTTATAAATG GCGAGTGCTTATATTTCCAAAAGGAAACAACGTGGATTGTTTGTCAATGTATTTAGATGTGGCAGATTCATCTACATTGCCATATGGGTGGAACAGATATGCCCAGTTCAGCTTAGCTGTTGTAAATCAAATAAACCCCAAATATTCAGTGAAAAAAG AGACGCAGCACCAGTTTAACCAAAGAGAGAGTGACTGGGGCTTCACATCTTTCATGCTTCTAAGTGATCTTTATGACCCCAATAAGGGATATCTTGTAAATGATAAAGTTGTTATTGAAGCCGATGTTGCTGTACGAAAGGTCATTGATTACTGGACATATGACTCAAAGAAGGAGACAGGATATGTTGGGCTTAAGAATCAGGGAGCTACCTGTTACATGAACTCTCTCCTACAAACCTTGTACCATATCCCCTACTTTAGAAAG GCTGTGTATCACATGCCAACTACAGAGAATGACATGCCATCGGGGAGCATCCCGCTGGCTCTGCAAAGTTTATTTTATAAGCTCCAATATAGTGATACCAGTGTGGCGACGAAAGAATTGACAAAATCTTTTGGATGGGACACTTATGATTCATTCATGCAGCATGATGTGCAAGAATTAAACAGAGTGTTGTGTGAAAAGCTTGAAGACAAGATGAAG GGTACCGTTGTGGAAGGGACAATTCAAAAGTTATTTGAGGGGCACCATATGAATTACATAGAATGTATCAACGTGGACTTCAAATCAACGAGAAAAGAGTCATTTTATG ATCTTCAACTCGACGTCAAAGGCTGTCGCGATGTTTATGCCTCTTTCGACAAATATGTTGAAGTTGAACGTCTAGAAGGCGATAATAAGTACCATGCTGAAGAACATGGTTTGCAG GATGCAAAAAAAGGTGTACTATTTATTGACTTCCCTCCAGTTCTCCAGCTTCAGTTAAAAAGATTTGAATATGATTTCATGCGAGATACAATGGTTAAG ATAAATGACCGTTATGAATTTCCTCTAGAACTTGACCTTGATAGGGAGAATGGCAAATATTTGTCTCCTGATGCAGATAGGAGCGTCCGGAATCTCTACACACTTCATAG TGTGTTGGTTCATAGTGGTGGTGTGCACGGTGGACACTATTATGCTTTCATCAGGCCAACACTATCAGATCAATG GTATAAGTTTGATGATGAACGGGTGACAAAAGAAGACTTGAAGAGGGCTCTAGAGGAACAATATGGTGGAGAGGAGGAGGTATATGTCGCTAATAGCAGATCTAAATTGTGTCTTGTTGTGACATGCTTTGATTTGGACTTACTTTTGCTTTTACAGTTGCCACAGACAAATCCTGGCTTCAATAACACCCCCTTTAAGTTTACAAAATACTCCAACGCGTACATGCTTGTTTATATACGTGAGAGTGACAAGGATAAAATAATTTGTGATGTCGGTGAGAAAGACATTGCGGAACACCTAAGG ATAAGGTTGAAGAAAGAACAAGAAGAGAAGGAGGACAAGAGAAGATACAAAGCGCAGGCCCACCTTTATACAATTATCAAG GTTGCACGTGATGAGGATCTTAGGGAGCAGATAGGAAAGGAGATATATTTTGATCTTGTTGATCATGACAAAGTTCGTAGCTTTCGAATTCAGAAACAGATGCCTTTTAACCTTTTCAAG GAGGAAGTTGCAAAAGAATTGGGTATCCCAGTTCAGTTCCAGCGTTTCTGGATTTGGGCAAAGCGGCAAAATCACACTTATCGGCCCAATCGCCCATTAACTCCGCAGGAGGAACTACAAACC GTTGGTCAGTTAAGGGAAGTTTCTAACAAGACCAACAATGCCgagttaaaattatttttggaagtgGACCTTGGCCTG GATCTCGTTCCTAGTCCTCCACCTGACAAAAGTAAAGATGATATACTCCTTTTCTTTAAGCTTTATGATCCTGAGAAAGAAGAGCTTCA ATATGTTGGTAGGCTTTTTGTGAAGAGTACTAGTAAGCCAATTGAAATACTTCCAAAACTGAATGAATTGGCTGGATTTGCTCCTGACCAAGAAATTGACCTTTTTGAG GAAATAAAATTTGAACCTTCTGTCATGTGTGAAAGACTAGACAAAAAGGCTTCATTTCGATTTAGCCAG ATTGAAGATGGTGACATTATATGCTTTCAAAAGAAAGCTTCTCCTGAAGTTGAAGAACAAGTCCGATTTCCGGATGTTCCTTCATATCTGGAATATGTAAAAAATCGCCAG ATTGTCCACTTTCGAGCACTGGAGAAACCAAAGGAGGATGATTTCTGTCTGGAGTT AGCAAAAAGTGATACATATGATGATGTAGTGGAGAGAGTGGCGCAGCGGCTTGGTGTGGATGATCCCTCCAAAATTAGGCTTACTCCACACAACTGCTACTCTCAGCAACCCAAGCCTAACCCCATCAAATATCGGTCCGTGGATCATTTGGTAGACATGCTAATCCATTACAATCAG ATTTCTGATATTCTTTATTACGAAGTTCTGGACATTCCTCTGCCAGAATTACAATGTCTGAAGACGCTCAAAGTTGCTTTTCATCATTCTACGAAGGATGAG GTTGAAATTTTGAATGTAAGATTGCCTAAGCAGAGTACCGTGGGGGATGTTCTTAATGAAATCAAATCAAAG GTAGAGTTGTCCCATCCAAATGCAGAGCTTAGATTACTCGAAGTCTTCTATCACAAGATTTATAAG ATCTTTCCGCTCACTGAAAAGATTGAGAATATAAATGACCAGTATTGGACATTGCGGGCAGAGGAG ATACCAGAGGAGGAGAAAAATCTTGGTCCCCATGATCGTCTAATTCATGTTTACCATTTCACGAAAGAGACTCCACAAAATCAAATG CAAGTGCAGAATTTTGGAGAACCTTTCTTTCTGGTCATCCATGAAGGGGAAACTTTAGCGGAGATTAAAGTGCGCATTCAAAAGAAATTGCAGGTTCCAGATGAGGAGTTTTCTAAG TGGAAATTTGCATTTTTATCATTGGGGCGCCCGGAATACCTTCAGGATTCGGACATTGTATCCAGCCGCTTTCAG AGGAGAGATGTTTATGGTGCTTGGGAGCAGTACCTTGGATTGGAGCATGCAGATAATACATCTAAGAGGCCATATGTTAGTCAG AACCGCCACACCTTTGAAAAGCCAGTCAAGATATACAATTGA
- the LOC104098771 gene encoding ubiquitin C-terminal hydrolase 12 isoform X6, which translates to MTMLNPQPLDQEEEEMLVPHSDLVEGPQPLVEGPQPMEVAPAENASTGESQAADEPQASRFTWTIDNFSRLSVKKLYSEAFVVGSYKWRVLIFPKGNNVDCLSMYLDVADSSTLPYGWNRYAQFSLAVVNQINPKYSVKKETQHQFNQRESDWGFTSFMLLSDLYDPNKGYLVNDKVVIEADVAVRKVIDYWTYDSKKETGYVGLKNQGATCYMNSLLQTLYHIPYFRKAVYHMPTTENDMPSGSIPLALQSLFYKLQYSDTSVATKELTKSFGWDTYDSFMQHDVQELNRVLCEKLEDKMKGTVVEGTIQKLFEGHHMNYIECINVDFKSTRKESFYDLQLDVKGCRDVYASFDKYVEVERLEGDNKYHAEEHGLQDAKKGVLFIDFPPVLQLQLKRFEYDFMRDTMVKINDRYEFPLELDLDRENGKYLSPDADRSVRNLYTLHSVLVHSGGVHGGHYYAFIRPTLSDQWYKFDDERVTKEDLKRALEEQYGGEEELPQTNPGFNNTPFKFTKYSNAYMLVYIRESDKDKIICDVGEKDIAEHLRIRLKKEQEEKEDKRRYKAQAHLYTIIKVARDEDLREQIGKEIYFDLVDHDKVRSFRIQKQMPFNLFKEEVAKELGIPVQFQRFWIWAKRQNHTYRPNRPLTPQEELQTVGQLREVSNKTNNAELKLFLEVDLGLDLVPSPPPDKSKDDILLFFKLYDPEKEELQYVGRLFVKSTSKPIEILPKLNELAGFAPDQEIDLFEEIKFEPSVMCERLDKKASFRFSQIEDGDIICFQKKASPEVEEQVRFPDVPSYLEYVKNRQIVHFRALEKPKEDDFCLELAKSDTYDDVVERVAQRLGVDDPSKIRLTPHNCYSQQPKPNPIKYRSVDHLVDMLIHYNQISDILYYEVLDIPLPELQCLKTLKVAFHHSTKDEVEILNVRLPKQSTVGDVLNEIKSKVELSHPNAELRLLEVFYHKIYKIFPLTEKIENINDQYWTLRAEEIPEEEKNLGPHDRLIHVYHFTKETPQNQMQVQNFGEPFFLVIHEGETLAEIKVRIQKKLQVPDEEFSKWKFAFLSLGRPEYLQDSDIVSSRFQRRDVYGAWEQYLGLEHADNTSKRPYVSQNRHTFEKPVKIYN; encoded by the exons ATGACCATGCTGAATCCTCAACCGTTGGAT CAGGAAGAAGAGGAGATGCTTGTGCCACATTCTGACTTAGTTGAAGGTCCTCAGCCCTTAGTTGAAGGGCCTCAGCCCATGGAAG TGGCACCTGCTGAGAATGCTAGTACGGGGGAGAGCCAAGCCGCGGACGAGCCACAGGCATCCCGGTTTACTTGGACAATTGACAATTTCTCTCGGTTATCTGTGAAGAAGCTATATTCTGAGGCTTTTGTTGTTGGTAGTTATAAATG GCGAGTGCTTATATTTCCAAAAGGAAACAACGTGGATTGTTTGTCAATGTATTTAGATGTGGCAGATTCATCTACATTGCCATATGGGTGGAACAGATATGCCCAGTTCAGCTTAGCTGTTGTAAATCAAATAAACCCCAAATATTCAGTGAAAAAAG AGACGCAGCACCAGTTTAACCAAAGAGAGAGTGACTGGGGCTTCACATCTTTCATGCTTCTAAGTGATCTTTATGACCCCAATAAGGGATATCTTGTAAATGATAAAGTTGTTATTGAAGCCGATGTTGCTGTACGAAAGGTCATTGATTACTGGACATATGACTCAAAGAAGGAGACAGGATATGTTGGGCTTAAGAATCAGGGAGCTACCTGTTACATGAACTCTCTCCTACAAACCTTGTACCATATCCCCTACTTTAGAAAG GCTGTGTATCACATGCCAACTACAGAGAATGACATGCCATCGGGGAGCATCCCGCTGGCTCTGCAAAGTTTATTTTATAAGCTCCAATATAGTGATACCAGTGTGGCGACGAAAGAATTGACAAAATCTTTTGGATGGGACACTTATGATTCATTCATGCAGCATGATGTGCAAGAATTAAACAGAGTGTTGTGTGAAAAGCTTGAAGACAAGATGAAG GGTACCGTTGTGGAAGGGACAATTCAAAAGTTATTTGAGGGGCACCATATGAATTACATAGAATGTATCAACGTGGACTTCAAATCAACGAGAAAAGAGTCATTTTATG ATCTTCAACTCGACGTCAAAGGCTGTCGCGATGTTTATGCCTCTTTCGACAAATATGTTGAAGTTGAACGTCTAGAAGGCGATAATAAGTACCATGCTGAAGAACATGGTTTGCAG GATGCAAAAAAAGGTGTACTATTTATTGACTTCCCTCCAGTTCTCCAGCTTCAGTTAAAAAGATTTGAATATGATTTCATGCGAGATACAATGGTTAAG ATAAATGACCGTTATGAATTTCCTCTAGAACTTGACCTTGATAGGGAGAATGGCAAATATTTGTCTCCTGATGCAGATAGGAGCGTCCGGAATCTCTACACACTTCATAG TGTGTTGGTTCATAGTGGTGGTGTGCACGGTGGACACTATTATGCTTTCATCAGGCCAACACTATCAGATCAATG GTATAAGTTTGATGATGAACGGGTGACAAAAGAAGACTTGAAGAGGGCTCTAGAGGAACAATATGGTGGAGAGGAGGAG TTGCCACAGACAAATCCTGGCTTCAATAACACCCCCTTTAAGTTTACAAAATACTCCAACGCGTACATGCTTGTTTATATACGTGAGAGTGACAAGGATAAAATAATTTGTGATGTCGGTGAGAAAGACATTGCGGAACACCTAAGG ATAAGGTTGAAGAAAGAACAAGAAGAGAAGGAGGACAAGAGAAGATACAAAGCGCAGGCCCACCTTTATACAATTATCAAG GTTGCACGTGATGAGGATCTTAGGGAGCAGATAGGAAAGGAGATATATTTTGATCTTGTTGATCATGACAAAGTTCGTAGCTTTCGAATTCAGAAACAGATGCCTTTTAACCTTTTCAAG GAGGAAGTTGCAAAAGAATTGGGTATCCCAGTTCAGTTCCAGCGTTTCTGGATTTGGGCAAAGCGGCAAAATCACACTTATCGGCCCAATCGCCCATTAACTCCGCAGGAGGAACTACAAACC GTTGGTCAGTTAAGGGAAGTTTCTAACAAGACCAACAATGCCgagttaaaattatttttggaagtgGACCTTGGCCTG GATCTCGTTCCTAGTCCTCCACCTGACAAAAGTAAAGATGATATACTCCTTTTCTTTAAGCTTTATGATCCTGAGAAAGAAGAGCTTCA ATATGTTGGTAGGCTTTTTGTGAAGAGTACTAGTAAGCCAATTGAAATACTTCCAAAACTGAATGAATTGGCTGGATTTGCTCCTGACCAAGAAATTGACCTTTTTGAG GAAATAAAATTTGAACCTTCTGTCATGTGTGAAAGACTAGACAAAAAGGCTTCATTTCGATTTAGCCAG ATTGAAGATGGTGACATTATATGCTTTCAAAAGAAAGCTTCTCCTGAAGTTGAAGAACAAGTCCGATTTCCGGATGTTCCTTCATATCTGGAATATGTAAAAAATCGCCAG ATTGTCCACTTTCGAGCACTGGAGAAACCAAAGGAGGATGATTTCTGTCTGGAGTT AGCAAAAAGTGATACATATGATGATGTAGTGGAGAGAGTGGCGCAGCGGCTTGGTGTGGATGATCCCTCCAAAATTAGGCTTACTCCACACAACTGCTACTCTCAGCAACCCAAGCCTAACCCCATCAAATATCGGTCCGTGGATCATTTGGTAGACATGCTAATCCATTACAATCAG ATTTCTGATATTCTTTATTACGAAGTTCTGGACATTCCTCTGCCAGAATTACAATGTCTGAAGACGCTCAAAGTTGCTTTTCATCATTCTACGAAGGATGAG GTTGAAATTTTGAATGTAAGATTGCCTAAGCAGAGTACCGTGGGGGATGTTCTTAATGAAATCAAATCAAAG GTAGAGTTGTCCCATCCAAATGCAGAGCTTAGATTACTCGAAGTCTTCTATCACAAGATTTATAAG ATCTTTCCGCTCACTGAAAAGATTGAGAATATAAATGACCAGTATTGGACATTGCGGGCAGAGGAG ATACCAGAGGAGGAGAAAAATCTTGGTCCCCATGATCGTCTAATTCATGTTTACCATTTCACGAAAGAGACTCCACAAAATCAAATG CAAGTGCAGAATTTTGGAGAACCTTTCTTTCTGGTCATCCATGAAGGGGAAACTTTAGCGGAGATTAAAGTGCGCATTCAAAAGAAATTGCAGGTTCCAGATGAGGAGTTTTCTAAG TGGAAATTTGCATTTTTATCATTGGGGCGCCCGGAATACCTTCAGGATTCGGACATTGTATCCAGCCGCTTTCAG AGGAGAGATGTTTATGGTGCTTGGGAGCAGTACCTTGGATTGGAGCATGCAGATAATACATCTAAGAGGCCATATGTTAGTCAG AACCGCCACACCTTTGAAAAGCCAGTCAAGATATACAATTGA